The Halostagnicola kamekurae sequence CGAATCGATCACGTTGGTCATGTCGTAGGGTTTCTGCGGGCTCGAGGGGACGATGTCCTCGAGCGCGTCGTCCCGCCGGTCCGGGTCGTCCCAGGGCTCGACCCGGGGGGGATCCTCGACATTGTTCTGCGGGAGATACGAGAGCAGTCGCTTGATCTTATCTAGAGCCTGCTCTTCGCTTTCGCAGGCGAACTCGGCGACGCCGGTTTTGTTGGCGTGGGTGACCGCGCCCCCGAGTTCTTCGTGGGTCACGTCTTCACCGGTGACGGTCTTGGTGACGCCGGGGCCGGTGATGTACATGTGACTCGTGTCCTTGACCATGAAGATGAAGTCCGTGATCGACGGGGAGTACACCGCACCACCCGCACACGGTCCCATGATGCCCGAGATCTGTGGGACGACGCCGCTGGCTTCCTGATTCCGGCGGAAGATTTCGGTGAAGCCAGCGAGGCTCTTGACCCCCTCCTGAATGCGCGCGCCGGCCGAATCGTTGAGGCCGACGATGGGCGCGCCGACTTCCATCGCCATGTCCATCACCTTGCAGATCTTCTCGGCGAACACCTCGCCGAGCGAGCCGCCAAAGACGGTGAAGTCGTGGGCGAAGACGAACACCGTCCGCCCGTCGACCTCGCCGTAGCCGGTGACGACGCCGTCGCCGGGGATCTTCTTCTCCTCCATCCCGAACTCGCTCGTCTGGTGGGTTCGGAGCTGATCGAACTCGGTGAAGGTATCCTCGTCGAGGAAGTAATCGATCCGCTCGCGCGCGGTCATCTTTCCTTTCTCGTGTTGTCTTTCGATTCGATCCTCGCCGCCGCCTTTCAACGCCTCCGTTCGAAACTCCTCCAACTCCGCGATACGGTCCTCCATCGTCACGGCGACCACCTGCTCCGAGTCATAGCAGACAGTCGTGTAACCACTGGGAAAAAGATTTCCGTCCATTTTTCAGGCAAAATCCCTCGAGTTGACATTGCACCAATACATCATGTCTAGTAAGTTATTTGTGGTGCTGGGTTTGATATCCCGTGCATGGTAGAACGAGAAACATGGGCAA is a genomic window containing:
- a CDS encoding acyl-CoA carboxylase subunit beta, with protein sequence MEDRIAELEEFRTEALKGGGEDRIERQHEKGKMTARERIDYFLDEDTFTEFDQLRTHQTSEFGMEEKKIPGDGVVTGYGEVDGRTVFVFAHDFTVFGGSLGEVFAEKICKVMDMAMEVGAPIVGLNDSAGARIQEGVKSLAGFTEIFRRNQEASGVVPQISGIMGPCAGGAVYSPSITDFIFMVKDTSHMYITGPGVTKTVTGEDVTHEELGGAVTHANKTGVAEFACESEEQALDKIKRLLSYLPQNNVEDPPRVEPWDDPDRRDDALEDIVPSSPQKPYDMTNVIDSVVDEGSFFEIADNFSQNIVVGFGRLDGRSVGIVANQPRVNAGTLTVDASMKGSRFVRFCDSFNIPIVTFVDVPGYMPGTDQEHRGIIRHGAKLLYAYSEATVPLLTVITRKAYGGAYCVMASKNLGADVNYAWPTAEIAVMGPQGAVNILYREELEEAENPDELRDELIEEYREEFANPYTATDKGFLDDVILPTETRPRLIADLEMLETKREDKPDKKHGNIPL